The Alosa alosa isolate M-15738 ecotype Scorff River chromosome 9, AALO_Geno_1.1, whole genome shotgun sequence genome includes a region encoding these proteins:
- the mafgb gene encoding v-maf avian musculoaponeurotic fibrosarcoma oncogene homolog Gb, which yields MTTTNKGNKALKVKREPGENGTSLTDDELVSMSVRELNQHLRGLSKEEILQLKQRRRTLKNRGYAASCRVKRVTQKEELERQKAELQQEVEKLANENATMKVELDALRSKYEALQSFARTVARSPVAPIGNTAVSLGNGRGPLASVIGPLVPGKVGTTSVITIVKSKTDARS from the exons ATGACGACCACAAACAAGGGAAACAAAGCCTTGAAG GTGAAAAGGGAGCCAGGGGAGAATGGCACAAGCCTTACAGATGATGAGCTGGTGTCCATGTCAGTGCGGGAACTGAATCAACACCTGCGTGGCCTCTCCAAGGAGGAGATACTGCAGCTGAAGCAACGGCGGCGTACACTCAAGAATCGTGGCTACGCCGCCAGTTGTCGTGTCAAGCGTGTTACACAGAAGGAGGAGCTGGAACGCCAGAAGGCAGAGCTGCAGCAGGAAGTAGAGAAGCTTGCCAATGAGAATGCTACCATGAAAGTTGAGCTGGATGCTCTGCGCTCTAAGTATGAGGCACTGCAGAGCTTTGCAAGGACTGTGGCCCGAAGCCCTGTGGCTCCCATAGGCAATACAGCTGTTTCCTTGGGCAATGGCCGTGGTCCACTGGCTTCAGTCATTGGGCCCCTAGTGCCAGGCAAAGTGGGCACTACCAGTGTCATCACAATAGTCAAGTCAAAAACAGATGCACGGTCTTAG